In Oceanispirochaeta sp. M1, the genomic stretch TTCTCATCATTATATTATCTGTATTCCCCCCGATATAGGCAGAAATACCGCCATAGAGTATACCGATTACAAGATTGGTTAATGCTGCAACAAAAGCAACCAGTAGTGAAATCCGAGCTCCTATCATTAACCTGGTCAGAAGATCTCTTCCAAGTTTATCACTGCCCAGCAGATAGGTTCTGTTATGTATTTTCCGAGTACTGCTGATGGCATTGCTGCTGCTGTCAATCAGTCTTATGGGTTTTTCGCTGTAGTCTACATATATGGTCTGTCCGTCGAAATCGTAACTTGTCCTCTTTTTAGACAAATCTTCTTTTATTCTAGGCAGCGATTTGATCAGATAGCCATTTTTTGCGACATGGATCGGCTTAAGATTTTTACTTATATAGATGTAATCATCACCCATCTCATAAATGTTGAGGCTGGGGGGGATATTTACAAAAGAGAGTTCCTGTTTTTCATAACTGTGATTAGTCAAAAAGGGACCGAAAACTGCAAATAGGATAACAATCAGAATAATAATCAAACCCGTGAGAGATGCCGGTTTATGCCGGAATCTGAACCACACATCACTGGCATAGGATCTATGCTTCAGACTCAGGGCTTCACTTTTATCCTTGTTGTATTCGTAATCATCCCATAGGGATTCTTCAACTGAGCTTTGTGTCATAATTTATGCTTTCCCTTTACTCGTATTTAATTCGGGGATCAATCAGAACGTAAAATATATCAACCAGGAAAACCATGACAACAAGAAATGTTGCATAGAAAATCGTTATTCCAAGAATGGTTGTGTAGTCCCGATTAGTGATGCTGGTGACAAAATGCTTTCCCATTCCAGGGAGTGCAAATATTTTTTCAATTACAAAGGAGCCAGTCAGCAGGGCTGCAATAGTCGGACCCAGTACTGTGATCACTGGGATCATTGCATTTCTCAAGGCATGGTTGACAACTACCTTGTATTCGCTTAAGCCCTTTGCTCTTGCTGTTCTTATATAATCCTGCCCCAGAACTTCCAGCAGGCTTGATCTCATAAGCCGTGCCAGGAAGGACATGGAATATCCTCCCAATGCGACAACAGGAAGAATATATCCCGATGGCTTATCAAATCCGAAGGCCGGGAGCCATCCGAGTTTATGGCTGAATATATACATCAGCAGGGTAGCTATAACGAATGAGGGGATGGTCACCCCTATTGTTGCAATGATCATAGATACAACATCCTGCCATTTTCCATTCTTCAAGGCGGCAACAATGCCCATGGGAATTGAAGCTGCCAGTACAAACAGTATGGTTATCAGACCTAGTCGGGCAGATACGGGAAATCCTTCACGGATAAAATCATTTACCCTCATCCCGGGGTATTTAAAAGAAGGTCCAAGGTCACCCTTCAGCAAACCACCAAGATAATGGAAAAGTTGTTCCATCAGGCTGTCATCAAGATTGTATTTTTCAATTAATGCTTTTTCAACTTCCGGCGGAAGTTCTCTCTGGGCTGTAAAAGGCCCTCCGGGTATGGCATGCATTAGGAAAAAAACCAGAACGGCAATAAGAAGCAGGGTAAGGATCATCATACCCATTCGTTTGAAAATATAAGCACTCATTCATGTGTCTCCGTTTCCAATACTATTGGAAATGATATTTTCGGTCAATGAATACCTATTTCCTAATATATTAGAGATGTAAAATAAAACCCACCAGCCTTTGGGGCAAGTGGGCTTTCGTATCGTCAGTGAACAAAAGAGGCTCAGTCCGTGAGTCTTATCCCATTTTCTTCAATCAGAATTTTCTTCTCTCTATAGAGGAGGCCCACAGCCTTCTTGAAATTCTTCTTGCTCATATGAAGTTCTTTGCGGATAAGATCGGGATCACTTTTATCATGAAGAGGGAGAAAACCGCCTGCGGCCTTCAGTGCCTCCATAACCTGGGGACTTGAGTCCTGGCTGGCGGCTTTGTAACCTATGGGCTGGAGAGAGGCATCGATCAGTCCGTCTTCGCGGATCTTCTTGATATATCCCGTTCTTTTTTCTCCGATTTTAAGATCTTCAAATACCTCATTTCTATAGAGGAGCCCCTTGCAGCGGTTGTCTACAATAACCCTGTATCCCATTTCGGATACACCGAATACCAGAAGATCAACCTTCTGCATCTCTTTTAGACTGCTGCTGTCACCGTCCAGGAATTCATCAATCTGGCAGGATCCGATGACACCTAAACCGTCAAAATCGGGGATGAGACAGACAATAGCATCCTCTCCCTCTTCAAGGTCTTTTCTAAGAAGTGCTTTGGGAACAAATAGATCCTTTTTAATTCCCCAGTCCAGAAATACACCGAAATCTGTGACAGACTTTACTTCCAGAGAGGCAAAATCACCGATCTGTGCTTTTGCTTCAGCGGTGGTTCCTTTCAGTCCGTCTCTTCCATCAAGGAAAACAAAAACTTCCAGACTGTCTCCGGTTTTGCTGTTTTCCGGAACCTCATAGGCCGGAATCAGAATTTCCTTATCATCTTTTTTCAGTACCCGGAATCTGCCCCTGGACCCCGCAAGGGTCAGGACTTGTTTTTTCCCCGTTTGAAGGGGAGTCGTATTATCATTCATTATCTGCAATTATACGCATTCCTTTGCTCTCTGTACAGAAAGTTAATGGAGCATCTGCAGTTCTGATTCCATATTAAGGAGGTTTTCAGTGTTCTTTTTACCTACATTTGCCAGAGTCCGGGCATCATTGTTCATAGATTCAGTGGCAGCGCTGATTGCAGGACTCCATGATTTCTTTGTCTGGAAAAGAAGATTTAATTAATATTACGGTATAAATATTCTTTGAGCAATATATTGGATTCCGGGGGACTGGTAAATCTATTTCAAATATTCGATAATCTGGATATGAGTCATGAAATCATTGAAGAGATATTGCTTGAAAAACGCTGGTTTGATCTTAAAACCCTGAAGGACCATGAGCGGAAGTCTTTGCTTAATCATATTGAAGTGCATCGCTATCTGCTCTGTAAGGAGAGCAATAAGGACATCCCCTGGCTTGATGCTGTTGAGTCATGGTTTATGGAGGTTTGGGAACCTATTAGCCGGATTGCGGAGCTGCCCAGGTACCAGTCTAAATTCGGTCACAAGACCAAACTGGAACTGTATCTGAGTATTTCTGAACACTGGCACTATATGAAGAACTCTTTTCCTGATATGACCGCATCACAGGCTGTAGAACATTACAGCCAGTTTGTGGGGCCCTGACTTTATAATCCCGGAATCTTTACAGGGCAGACACCTTCTGCCTTAAAATCACCCGTCAAAAACTCAGTAAGGCTGATATAGGCCGGCATTGTATCTTCATAACAGAGAATCAGGGCATCGGCATCTGTAAATTCGCCGGCTTCATAGGGTGTTCTCATTACCGCTACGGCAGTTTTTGTATCTGATTTTAGGAGTCTCTTTAAAAAAATCATGGCCTCCTTATGGAGGAAAAGATCAGAACAGAGAACAAGAA encodes the following:
- a CDS encoding ABC transporter permease, whose product is MSAYIFKRMGMMILTLLLIAVLVFFLMHAIPGGPFTAQRELPPEVEKALIEKYNLDDSLMEQLFHYLGGLLKGDLGPSFKYPGMRVNDFIREGFPVSARLGLITILFVLAASIPMGIVAALKNGKWQDVVSMIIATIGVTIPSFVIATLLMYIFSHKLGWLPAFGFDKPSGYILPVVALGGYSMSFLARLMRSSLLEVLGQDYIRTARAKGLSEYKVVVNHALRNAMIPVITVLGPTIAALLTGSFVIEKIFALPGMGKHFVTSITNRDYTTILGITIFYATFLVVMVFLVDIFYVLIDPRIKYE
- a CDS encoding S1 RNA-binding domain-containing protein, producing the protein MNDNTTPLQTGKKQVLTLAGSRGRFRVLKKDDKEILIPAYEVPENSKTGDSLEVFVFLDGRDGLKGTTAEAKAQIGDFASLEVKSVTDFGVFLDWGIKKDLFVPKALLRKDLEEGEDAIVCLIPDFDGLGVIGSCQIDEFLDGDSSSLKEMQKVDLLVFGVSEMGYRVIVDNRCKGLLYRNEVFEDLKIGEKRTGYIKKIREDGLIDASLQPIGYKAASQDSSPQVMEALKAAGGFLPLHDKSDPDLIRKELHMSKKNFKKAVGLLYREKKILIEENGIRLTD
- a CDS encoding ABC transporter permease encodes the protein MTQSSVEESLWDDYEYNKDKSEALSLKHRSYASDVWFRFRHKPASLTGLIIILIVILFAVFGPFLTNHSYEKQELSFVNIPPSLNIYEMGDDYIYISKNLKPIHVAKNGYLIKSLPRIKEDLSKKRTSYDFDGQTIYVDYSEKPIRLIDSSSNAISSTRKIHNRTYLLGSDKLGRDLLTRLMIGARISLLVAFVAALTNLVIGILYGGISAYIGGNTDNIMMRIVDIISTIPLTLYVILIMVVLPGDSGILSIIIALGSVYWVNMARVVRGQILTLKEQDYVHGARIMGTSTWNILTKHLIPNAMGSIIVTVTMLIPSAIFIEAFLSFIGLGVSPPMASWGTMCNDALEALRTNPYQLFTPSLAICITMFGFNFIGDGLRDALDPKLKGR